In a single window of the Pseudomonas oryzihabitans genome:
- the fhuF gene encoding siderophore-iron reductase FhuF, protein MIPALAPLFTGPLQPFASVLRLHAEEAAVMPLGRLLEEGLPELLEGYGGDPGLDRRALLSVWSKYYFSRLIPPVVAASLLLRWRLPIAVDQLGLVLNEARLPAAFVLPHGGEAFADDHSDLLEPLVRENLRPFIEGACAQIRLSPKVLWSNAGNYLEWFAGELRKVRPQPGSLPPFEHWLEQPCDAQGGRNPLFKPVIYVELPLAGGVEGTSWQWRQRRVCCIRYRLPEEELCSNCPLLKDPQPTAAG, encoded by the coding sequence ATGATTCCTGCGCTGGCACCCCTGTTCACCGGCCCCCTCCAGCCGTTCGCTTCGGTGCTGCGGCTGCACGCGGAGGAGGCGGCGGTGATGCCGCTTGGCCGGTTGCTGGAAGAAGGGCTGCCAGAGCTGCTGGAGGGCTATGGCGGCGATCCGGGGCTGGATCGCCGCGCGCTTCTCTCGGTCTGGTCCAAGTACTACTTTTCCCGGTTGATTCCGCCGGTGGTGGCGGCCTCGCTGCTGCTGCGCTGGCGGCTTCCGATCGCTGTCGACCAACTGGGGCTGGTGTTGAACGAGGCCCGGCTCCCAGCGGCCTTCGTGCTGCCCCATGGCGGTGAAGCCTTTGCGGACGACCACTCGGACCTCCTGGAACCGCTGGTGCGGGAGAATCTGCGTCCCTTCATCGAAGGGGCCTGCGCGCAGATCAGGTTGTCGCCCAAGGTGCTCTGGAGCAATGCGGGCAATTATCTGGAATGGTTCGCTGGCGAATTGCGCAAGGTCCGGCCTCAGCCCGGATCGCTGCCACCCTTCGAGCACTGGCTCGAGCAGCCGTGCGACGCTCAGGGCGGGCGCAATCCGCTATTCAAGCCGGTGATCTATGTGGAGCTACCCCTGGCGGGTGGCGTCGAGGGAACTTCCTGGCAGTGGCGGCAGCGGCGAGTGTGCTGCATCCGCTACCGCTTGCCGGAAGAAGAACTCTGCAGCAACTGCCCGCTCCTGAAGGACCCGCAGCCCACGGCCGCGGGCTAG
- a CDS encoding GNAT family N-acetyltransferase, whose translation MTSVVQLPGGLRLVHEELDGESLWRVGDELWLRCRQHATPEGLRVQVSGGCSDLTTERLAALALALLLREPEAPALLWEGLPALPEALRQGLLTQGIEGGLRSWRAQFWQRPQPWLGPVSSAGYPALAQLTGQRRHPCRPPKPEGDVYRRYDHRLGAWISLRALALEADLPLFHRWQNQPRVATFWEEEGSLDQHRAYLQRQAADPHVLTLVGSLDDEPFAYFEAYWAAEDRIAPFYAVDDYDRGIHMLVGEERLRGPQRVACWLPALVHYLLLDEPRTRRIVSEPRADNERMIGYLQRQGFYRQKDFDFPHKRAALMLLERERFFDRCVLA comes from the coding sequence ATGACGTCTGTCGTCCAACTGCCGGGTGGCCTGCGCCTGGTGCACGAAGAGCTCGATGGTGAGAGCCTCTGGCGAGTGGGTGATGAACTCTGGTTGCGCTGTCGCCAGCACGCCACGCCCGAGGGGCTGAGGGTGCAGGTCTCGGGTGGCTGCTCTGACCTGACCACCGAGCGTCTGGCGGCGCTCGCCCTGGCCTTGCTGCTGCGTGAGCCCGAGGCGCCGGCGCTGCTCTGGGAAGGCTTGCCGGCGCTACCTGAGGCGCTGCGCCAGGGGCTGCTGACCCAGGGCATCGAGGGCGGCCTACGCAGCTGGCGCGCCCAGTTTTGGCAACGACCCCAGCCCTGGTTGGGCCCGGTGAGCAGCGCAGGCTATCCCGCCTTGGCGCAATTGACCGGCCAGCGCCGTCACCCCTGCCGTCCGCCCAAGCCGGAGGGGGACGTCTATCGTCGCTACGATCATCGGCTCGGCGCCTGGATCAGCCTGCGCGCCTTGGCCCTGGAGGCCGATCTGCCGCTGTTCCATCGCTGGCAGAACCAGCCGCGCGTGGCGACCTTCTGGGAGGAGGAGGGCAGCCTCGACCAGCACCGTGCCTATCTGCAGCGACAGGCCGCCGACCCTCATGTATTGACCCTGGTCGGTAGCCTGGATGACGAGCCCTTCGCCTATTTCGAAGCCTACTGGGCGGCCGAGGATCGTATCGCCCCTTTCTACGCGGTCGACGACTATGATCGCGGCATCCATATGCTGGTAGGAGAGGAGCGTCTGCGGGGCCCGCAGCGGGTGGCGTGCTGGCTGCCAGCGCTGGTGCACTATCTGCTGCTGGACGAGCCACGCACCCGCCGTATCGTCTCCGAGCCTCGCGCCGATAACGAGCGCATGATCGGCTACCTGCAGCGCCAGGGGTTCTACCGGCAGAAGGACTTTGACTTTCCTCACAAGCGCGCCGCGCTCATGCTGCTGGAGCGCGAACGTTTCTTCGACCGTTGCGTGTTGGCATGA
- a CDS encoding TauD/TfdA family dioxygenase, translating into MTTVPADLLQLEPGLPLRLSPRAPGCGLEDVFASLHALVEQHLETAGGILLHGFANPDVAGFQAFATRFGHPLLNYEFGSTPRSRVTADGVYTSTEYPARQWIPLHNEQAYTCDWPMRIWFYCAQAAEEGGETPIADSRQVFARIDPALRRRFAEKRLSYIRNYGNGLDVAWQQVFDTDDRVAVERFCAARGIACEWKADGELRTRQLCQGVAQHPRTGDWVWFNQAHLFHVSALEPEMCEVLLETVGEDDLPRNVFYGDGTPLEDSALDEIRGVLDESRILFPWSTGDILLLDNMLTAHGRAPFKGPRKVVVAMTEGRHEDPLPREIPI; encoded by the coding sequence ATGACGACGGTACCTGCGGATCTCCTGCAGCTGGAGCCTGGTCTGCCACTGCGCCTGTCTCCGCGCGCACCCGGCTGCGGGCTGGAGGATGTCTTCGCCTCGCTGCACGCGCTGGTCGAGCAGCATCTGGAAACGGCCGGTGGGATTCTCCTGCACGGTTTCGCCAATCCAGACGTCGCCGGCTTCCAGGCCTTCGCGACTCGCTTCGGCCACCCGTTGCTGAACTACGAGTTCGGCTCCACGCCGCGCAGCCGGGTGACGGCCGATGGCGTCTACACCTCCACCGAATATCCGGCGCGTCAGTGGATTCCACTGCATAACGAGCAGGCCTACACCTGCGATTGGCCCATGCGCATCTGGTTCTATTGCGCCCAGGCCGCGGAGGAGGGGGGAGAGACGCCCATCGCCGACAGTCGTCAGGTGTTCGCCCGCATCGATCCGGCCTTGCGTCGGCGGTTTGCCGAAAAGCGGCTGAGCTATATACGTAACTATGGCAATGGTCTGGACGTGGCCTGGCAGCAGGTGTTCGACACCGATGATCGCGTGGCGGTGGAGCGTTTCTGCGCCGCTCGAGGTATCGCGTGCGAATGGAAGGCGGACGGCGAACTGCGGACCCGCCAGCTCTGCCAGGGAGTGGCCCAGCACCCGCGTACCGGCGACTGGGTCTGGTTCAATCAGGCGCATCTGTTCCATGTCTCGGCACTGGAGCCGGAGATGTGTGAGGTGCTGCTCGAGACGGTCGGTGAGGATGACCTGCCACGCAATGTCTTCTACGGCGATGGCACGCCGCTGGAGGACAGCGCGCTGGACGAGATTCGCGGTGTGCTCGACGAGAGTCGCATCCTCTTTCCCTGGAGCACCGGCGACATCCTGCTGCTGGACAACATGCTCACCGCCCACGGCCGCGCCCCGTTCAAGGGGCCGCGCAAGGTGGTGGTGGCCATGACCGAAGGCCGCCATGAAGACCCTTTGCCCCGGGAGATCCCAATATGA
- a CDS encoding MbtH family protein → MSFDSDTTQFQVVINAEEQYSIWPDYKALPAGWTAIGFSGDKATCLAHIEQVWTDMRPLSLRQAMAN, encoded by the coding sequence ATGAGTTTCGACAGCGACACCACTCAGTTCCAGGTCGTCATCAATGCCGAGGAGCAGTATTCGATCTGGCCGGACTACAAGGCCCTGCCGGCCGGTTGGACCGCCATCGGGTTCAGCGGCGACAAGGCCACCTGTCTGGCCCATATCGAGCAGGTCTGGACCGACATGCGTCCCCTGAGCCTGCGCCAGGCCATGGCCAACTAG
- a CDS encoding ABC transporter substrate-binding protein, with translation MSVPLLFGLLLILLGVSGMAAANPDLVARQSAALPEQPLRIVTLDDVATELVTSLGLAPVGVANLEGYRRYVGLGTDLLKASQPLGSVQQPDLEAIARLRPQLILGSGYLHLGLFRRLQSLAPTLLYRYGLETGDDDAVARASALLADLGERLGRKPAAATVNLQAASAMADAEAAAQAAGVVGRPLAVLFPLPQQGVFIALNRRVLINALVRRLGGRDPWPLASERVLHRYHDVQEIAAVPDLTALFVGEQTGHPFFRSDLWRAMPLARSGRYASLPSPYWTFGGPASVALLARQVAAALRGLPAAP, from the coding sequence ATGAGTGTCCCTCTGTTGTTTGGCCTGCTGCTGATCCTGCTCGGCGTTTCCGGTATGGCAGCCGCCAACCCAGACCTGGTGGCGCGCCAGTCAGCGGCATTGCCCGAGCAGCCGCTGCGTATCGTCACCCTCGATGACGTGGCGACCGAACTGGTGACCTCCCTGGGCCTGGCCCCGGTCGGGGTGGCCAACCTGGAAGGCTACCGACGTTACGTTGGGCTCGGTACCGATCTGCTGAAAGCCAGCCAGCCACTGGGCAGCGTTCAGCAGCCGGATCTGGAAGCCATCGCCCGACTGCGTCCGCAGCTGATCCTGGGCTCCGGCTATCTGCATCTGGGGCTGTTCCGCCGGTTGCAAAGCCTGGCGCCGACGCTGCTCTATCGATATGGGCTGGAGACGGGGGATGATGACGCCGTGGCTCGCGCCAGCGCGCTGCTCGCCGACCTGGGTGAGCGGCTTGGACGGAAGCCGGCGGCGGCCACGGTGAATCTCCAGGCCGCCAGCGCCATGGCCGATGCCGAGGCCGCCGCGCAGGCGGCAGGTGTCGTCGGTCGACCTTTGGCCGTGCTCTTTCCCTTGCCACAGCAGGGGGTATTCATCGCCCTCAACCGGCGGGTACTGATCAATGCCCTGGTCCGCCGCCTGGGAGGACGCGACCCCTGGCCCCTGGCTTCCGAGCGGGTGCTGCACCGCTACCATGACGTACAGGAGATCGCCGCGGTACCGGATCTCACGGCCCTGTTCGTCGGCGAGCAGACCGGGCATCCCTTCTTTCGCTCGGACCTCTGGCGGGCCATGCCGCTGGCACGCAGCGGTCGATACGCCAGCCTGCCCAGCCCCTATTGGACCTTTGGCGGGCCGGCCAGCGTGGCGCTGCTGGCGCGCCAGGTTGCCGCCGCCTTGCGTGGACTGCCAGCGGCGCCATGA
- a CDS encoding iron ABC transporter permease produces the protein MLLGLFLWQALFASGWPGAEAWAAPWSSSPSWAGLALWWLQLPRAVAGLVVGASLGIAGALMQVVTRNPLASPDLLGITAGAQLGLILSLLLPAFLGLPLVFVCGLLAGVFTFAMAGGWHTTPLRLTLAGVAIAQAFAAAITLFLSLNDRAALVLSLWNTGSLRQLGWGHLALAASLLPLALLSVWLLRRPLDLSRLGDNQMRGLGLPPAGVKAISLLLASVLTALSIQLAGPLGFIGLIAPNLLRLGLGVNRPSHLVALSGLWGAVLTLAADLLVRLMAGWISLPLGVLSALLGSLCLLLLLRRLSVGPRSAVGLSGGEMPARRGAAMPLAGGLLVLLLGLGLAGLGGGTGAWAFFQALLGGAPTAWVLLDLRLPRLLVDAGAGALLATSGLLLQAVTRNPLAGPEILGVSQSAGLAVLGAIVLAPDLAAEWRFPLAWLGAGLALAWVIGANLRRGLEPLRLVLTGFAISGLVLALSSVLIAQYASNVAQALTWLVGSSYGRTWEDVGMLWPWLVLGLGAAGLTSRWLDLLGLDEGVATGLGLSVASRRLLLVALASVLIAAAVAVVGPVAFVGLLVPHGVRLLGLHRAHQRLLVAPLLGACLLVLADLLARWALAPLDIPLGIATAALGAPAFLLLLARSYRRS, from the coding sequence TTGCTGCTCGGCCTTTTTCTTTGGCAGGCACTGTTCGCCTCGGGTTGGCCAGGTGCCGAGGCCTGGGCGGCGCCCTGGTCGAGCTCGCCGTCCTGGGCAGGGCTGGCGCTCTGGTGGCTGCAACTGCCGCGTGCCGTGGCCGGTCTGGTGGTAGGAGCCAGTCTGGGGATCGCCGGGGCACTCATGCAGGTAGTGACCCGCAATCCGCTGGCGTCCCCCGATCTGCTCGGCATCACCGCCGGGGCCCAGCTGGGTCTTATCCTGAGTCTGCTGCTGCCGGCCTTCCTCGGCCTGCCGCTGGTATTCGTCTGCGGCTTGCTGGCAGGGGTGTTCACCTTCGCCATGGCCGGCGGCTGGCACACCACGCCCCTGCGCCTGACACTGGCCGGTGTGGCCATCGCCCAGGCCTTCGCTGCTGCCATCACGCTGTTCCTCAGCCTCAATGATCGCGCCGCCCTGGTCCTGTCGCTGTGGAATACCGGTTCCCTGCGCCAGTTGGGGTGGGGCCACCTGGCGCTGGCCGCGTCCTTGTTGCCGCTGGCGTTGCTGAGCGTCTGGCTGCTACGGCGGCCACTGGACCTGTCGCGGCTGGGAGATAACCAGATGCGCGGCCTGGGCCTGCCACCTGCCGGGGTGAAGGCCATCAGCCTGCTGTTGGCCAGTGTCCTGACGGCGCTATCCATCCAGTTGGCCGGCCCTCTGGGCTTCATCGGTCTGATCGCGCCCAATCTGCTGCGCCTCGGCCTGGGGGTCAACAGACCCTCCCACCTGGTCGCCCTATCCGGGCTCTGGGGCGCCGTGCTGACCCTGGCCGCCGACCTGTTGGTACGCCTGATGGCCGGCTGGATCAGCCTGCCCCTGGGAGTGCTCTCGGCCCTGTTGGGTTCGCTCTGCCTGCTGCTGTTACTGCGCCGCCTCAGTGTCGGGCCCCGTAGCGCCGTGGGCCTGAGCGGGGGCGAGATGCCTGCGCGCCGTGGCGCGGCCATGCCCCTTGCCGGCGGGCTGCTGGTGCTGCTGCTGGGCCTGGGCCTGGCAGGCCTCGGTGGTGGCACGGGCGCCTGGGCGTTCTTCCAGGCGTTGCTCGGCGGTGCGCCCACGGCCTGGGTGCTGCTGGATCTGCGTTTGCCGCGGCTGCTGGTGGATGCCGGCGCCGGTGCCCTGCTGGCCACCAGTGGGCTGCTGCTGCAGGCGGTGACCCGCAATCCGCTGGCCGGACCGGAGATCCTCGGAGTCAGCCAGAGCGCTGGACTGGCCGTGCTGGGCGCCATCGTCCTGGCGCCGGATCTGGCGGCCGAGTGGCGCTTTCCGCTGGCGTGGCTGGGTGCCGGGCTCGCCCTGGCCTGGGTGATAGGCGCCAACCTGAGGCGCGGGCTGGAGCCCTTGCGCCTGGTGCTGACCGGCTTCGCCATCAGCGGGCTGGTTCTGGCACTGTCCAGTGTGCTGATCGCCCAGTATGCGAGCAATGTGGCCCAGGCTCTGACCTGGCTGGTTGGCAGCAGCTACGGTCGGACCTGGGAGGATGTCGGGATGCTGTGGCCCTGGCTGGTGCTCGGCCTGGGCGCCGCCGGCCTGACCTCGCGCTGGTTGGATCTGCTGGGGCTGGATGAAGGCGTGGCGACGGGGCTGGGCCTGTCCGTGGCCAGCCGCCGGCTCCTGCTGGTAGCCCTGGCGAGCGTGTTGATCGCGGCCGCGGTGGCGGTGGTGGGCCCGGTCGCCTTCGTCGGGCTGCTGGTGCCCCATGGGGTCCGGCTGCTCGGCCTGCATCGCGCCCATCAACGCCTGCTGGTGGCGCCACTGCTGGGCGCCTGCCTGCTGGTCCTGGCCGATCTCCTGGCGCGCTGGGCCCTGGCACCGCTGGATATCCCCCTGGGCATCGCCACGGCGGCGCTCGGGGCCCCGGCCTTTCTACTGCTGCTGGCCCGCAGCTATCGGCGGTCCTGA
- a CDS encoding TonB-dependent siderophore receptor: MNNVVAHGIHITLLAAAVAWQTQAVAQAKETPAAIAPTTITAEAEPSAVGPDVGYKANNSMAASKTSTPLAETPRSVSVVTQQRIKDQQAQTLTDILGYTPGIFAPPFAVGDGLAGDYFFIRGFNATDYGYGLYRDGLRVQGNRYDTTSEPYGLERVEVFRGPSSILYGENAPGGLVNLVSKRPTADSRSEVQASYGSNNRRQLGLDVSGPLTDDGSVLGRVVMLGRKSDTQVDHVPDDRFYIAPSITFNLSDSTALTLLSSYQRDRTAIELGYPAAGTLLDNPNGKISRHAMLGNPDWDKFERETWSLGYEFSHQFNEVWTFRQNSRYLQSRIDRHEIWPGALNQGGFGTTVAVSAYDRQNKSMVYSLDNQLEGKFDTGDFHHTLLLGAGYDRTSFSQDWNANDPRAPILVDVFNPAYAGDPATPLSVADSLLTQNLYGTYSQLQTKYDNWIFLLGGRMDWAQSEYRNRRTFAAAAQDESDWNHKFTWQTGLMYQFDNGLSPYVSYARGFVPVQQPPVNGPAFSPITSEQYEVGLKYEPKGWNTSVTASAFDLRKDNDVITENNLPRQVGASRSKGFELEVNSNLTDNLNWVTAYTYTDARITKDAPGSRFEDRQMSGVPRNFASSWLTYRFKDGALSGLRLSGGVRYIDSVSSYTTTYGKLDTGDVTLVDAGIGYDFGRHWSLDVNAKNLFDKEYVSGCNDAGRCYWGDERSVIGTVAYRW, encoded by the coding sequence ATGAACAACGTCGTAGCTCACGGAATCCATATCACTCTGCTGGCGGCAGCCGTTGCCTGGCAGACCCAGGCGGTGGCCCAGGCGAAAGAAACGCCTGCCGCCATCGCACCGACGACCATCACCGCGGAGGCCGAGCCCTCGGCGGTCGGCCCGGACGTGGGCTACAAGGCCAACAACAGCATGGCCGCCAGCAAGACCAGCACGCCGCTCGCGGAGACCCCGCGTTCGGTGTCGGTGGTCACCCAGCAGCGCATCAAGGACCAGCAGGCGCAAACCCTCACCGACATCCTGGGCTATACGCCAGGCATCTTCGCGCCGCCCTTCGCGGTGGGCGACGGTCTGGCCGGCGACTACTTCTTCATCCGCGGCTTCAATGCGACCGACTACGGCTATGGGCTTTATCGCGACGGCCTGAGAGTGCAGGGCAACCGCTACGACACTACCTCGGAGCCCTATGGGCTGGAGCGGGTCGAGGTGTTCCGCGGTCCGAGCTCCATCCTCTATGGCGAGAACGCTCCCGGTGGCCTGGTCAACCTGGTCAGCAAGCGGCCGACGGCTGATTCGCGTAGCGAAGTACAGGCAAGCTATGGCAGTAACAATCGGCGCCAGCTCGGACTGGACGTCTCCGGACCGCTCACCGATGACGGCAGTGTGCTTGGGCGGGTGGTCATGCTGGGGCGCAAGTCCGACACCCAGGTGGACCATGTACCCGATGACCGCTTCTACATTGCGCCTTCGATCACCTTCAACCTGAGCGACAGCACCGCCCTGACGCTGCTGTCCAGCTATCAGCGCGATCGCACGGCCATCGAGCTGGGCTATCCGGCCGCTGGCACCCTGCTCGACAACCCCAACGGCAAGATCAGCCGGCACGCCATGCTCGGCAACCCCGACTGGGACAAGTTCGAGCGCGAGACCTGGAGCCTGGGCTACGAGTTCTCTCACCAGTTCAACGAGGTCTGGACCTTCCGCCAGAATTCCCGCTACCTGCAGTCGCGCATCGACCGGCATGAGATCTGGCCGGGGGCCCTGAATCAGGGCGGGTTCGGCACCACCGTCGCGGTGTCGGCGTACGATCGCCAGAACAAGTCAATGGTCTATTCGCTGGATAACCAGCTCGAAGGCAAGTTCGATACCGGCGACTTCCACCACACCCTGTTGTTGGGCGCGGGATACGACCGTACGTCCTTCAGTCAGGACTGGAACGCCAACGATCCCCGGGCGCCGATTCTCGTCGATGTCTTCAACCCGGCCTATGCCGGTGACCCGGCGACGCCGCTCTCCGTTGCCGACAGCCTGCTGACCCAAAACCTGTACGGCACCTACAGCCAGCTGCAGACCAAGTACGACAACTGGATCTTCCTGCTGGGCGGACGCATGGACTGGGCCCAGAGCGAGTACCGCAACCGCCGCACCTTCGCCGCGGCGGCCCAGGACGAGAGCGACTGGAACCACAAGTTCACCTGGCAGACCGGGCTGATGTACCAGTTCGACAATGGCCTGTCGCCCTATGTCAGCTATGCGCGCGGCTTCGTACCGGTGCAGCAGCCACCGGTGAACGGCCCGGCGTTCAGCCCCATCACCAGCGAGCAATACGAAGTAGGGCTGAAGTACGAACCCAAGGGCTGGAACACCAGCGTCACGGCGTCGGCGTTCGACCTGCGCAAGGACAACGACGTCATCACCGAGAACAACCTGCCGCGCCAGGTCGGGGCCAGCCGCTCCAAAGGCTTCGAGCTGGAGGTCAACAGCAACCTCACCGACAACCTCAACTGGGTGACGGCCTACACCTACACCGACGCGCGCATCACCAAGGACGCTCCCGGCTCGCGGTTCGAGGATCGCCAGATGAGCGGGGTACCCCGCAACTTCGCCTCCAGCTGGCTGACCTATAGGTTCAAGGACGGTGCCCTGAGCGGCCTGCGTTTGTCGGGCGGGGTTCGTTACATCGACAGCGTGTCCTCCTACACCACTACCTACGGCAAGCTGGACACCGGCGACGTCACCCTGGTGGACGCGGGCATCGGCTATGACTTCGGTCGCCACTGGTCGCTGGACGTCAACGCCAAGAACCTGTTCGACAAGGAGTATGTCTCGGGCTGCAACGACGCCGGTCGTTGCTACTGGGGCGATGAACGCAGCGTCATCGGCACTGTTGCCTATCGCTGGTAA
- a CDS encoding diaminobutyrate--2-oxoglutarate transaminase produces MSVNHRLQRVPADADYRFTGTPRLERQAALESNARSYPRRLPLELRRAEGIHVQDSEGRWFIDCLAGAGTLALGHNHPVVLDAMRGLLDGERPLHTLDLMTEAKDDFIRELYALLPQGFARSARIQFCGPAGTDAVEAAIKLVRTATGRRQLLACHGAYHGMTQGALGLMGSHGPKRHLDGMNGGVQFLPFPHAYRCPFGLGGELGERAALNYLETMLNDPESGVLPPAALIVEPIQGEGGVNPASVTWLREVRRITREAGVPLVLDEIQSGIARSGRRFAFEHADIEPDVLVLSKAIGGSQPLAVVVYHESLDRWAPGAHAGTFRGNQLAMAAGTATLRLVREERLEVHAAAMGERLAGHLRALQRDYPQLGDVRGQGLMLGVEVVSPDGPTDRQGHPLADGVLAARLQQECLRRGLIIEVGGRHGAVLRFLPPLIVQPAQVDQIADCLATALRTVMAAS; encoded by the coding sequence ATGTCCGTTAATCATCGCCTGCAGCGCGTTCCCGCCGATGCCGACTACCGCTTCACCGGCACCCCGCGGCTGGAGCGTCAGGCTGCCCTGGAGTCCAATGCGCGTAGCTATCCCCGGCGGCTGCCCCTGGAGTTGCGTCGGGCCGAAGGCATCCATGTGCAGGACAGCGAAGGGCGCTGGTTCATCGACTGCCTGGCCGGCGCCGGTACCCTGGCCCTAGGCCACAACCACCCGGTGGTGCTGGACGCCATGCGTGGCCTGCTGGACGGTGAGCGCCCCTTGCACACCCTCGATCTGATGACCGAGGCCAAGGACGATTTCATCCGCGAGCTGTATGCGCTGTTGCCCCAGGGCTTCGCTCGCAGCGCCCGAATCCAGTTCTGCGGCCCGGCCGGTACCGATGCGGTGGAGGCCGCCATCAAACTGGTCCGTACCGCCACCGGCCGCCGTCAGCTGCTGGCCTGTCACGGGGCCTACCATGGCATGACCCAGGGCGCCCTGGGGCTGATGGGCAGCCATGGTCCCAAGCGCCACCTGGACGGTATGAACGGCGGCGTGCAGTTCCTGCCCTTTCCGCATGCCTATCGGTGCCCCTTCGGCCTGGGCGGCGAACTGGGCGAGCGGGCGGCGCTGAACTACCTGGAAACCATGCTGAATGACCCTGAGAGTGGGGTACTGCCGCCCGCGGCATTGATCGTCGAGCCGATCCAGGGGGAGGGCGGGGTCAATCCGGCGTCCGTCACCTGGTTGCGCGAGGTCCGGCGGATCACCCGGGAGGCTGGCGTCCCCCTGGTGCTGGACGAGATTCAGTCCGGCATCGCCCGTAGCGGCCGGCGTTTCGCCTTCGAGCATGCGGATATCGAGCCTGATGTCCTGGTCCTGTCCAAGGCCATCGGTGGCAGCCAGCCACTGGCGGTCGTGGTTTACCACGAGTCACTGGATCGTTGGGCGCCCGGCGCTCATGCCGGTACCTTCCGTGGTAATCAGCTGGCCATGGCCGCCGGGACCGCTACCTTGCGGCTGGTGCGTGAAGAGCGGCTGGAAGTGCATGCGGCGGCCATGGGGGAACGGCTCGCTGGCCATCTAAGGGCTCTTCAGCGCGACTATCCCCAGCTGGGCGACGTGCGCGGTCAGGGACTGATGCTGGGAGTGGAAGTGGTAAGCCCCGATGGCCCGACCGACCGTCAGGGGCATCCCCTGGCCGACGGTGTCCTGGCGGCTCGCCTGCAACAGGAATGCCTGAGGCGTGGCCTGATCATCGAAGTGGGCGGCCGCCATGGCGCCGTGCTGCGCTTCCTGCCGCCGCTCATCGTGCAGCCAGCGCAGGTGGATCAGATCGCCGACTGTCTGGCTACCGCCCTGCGCACGGTGATGGCGGCCTCGTAG